One stretch of Juglans microcarpa x Juglans regia isolate MS1-56 chromosome 3D, Jm3101_v1.0, whole genome shotgun sequence DNA includes these proteins:
- the LOC121254208 gene encoding uncharacterized protein LOC121254208 produces the protein MRTIYKSIKDITQNTRNWKIKMIVAEKSPKRATQNSPTRYQNLVLIDVEGNRVQAVIFGKDIDLRDDTLNVYQSYYIANAFVKPLDTRHRREAYELQWIINSRTIVENIKYDESSLKPPDYNIVPLNQLDIHKDTDAEIDILAIAINTNAPREVNISHGKSLVQDIYVVDSSLKVLRLAMWNKFVHDECPEIWNAIVQKPIILGTKIRVSSYNGNFS, from the exons ATGCGGACCATCTATAAATCTATTAAAGATATCACTCAAAACACCAGaaactggaaaataaaaatgattgttgcTGAGAAGTCACCAAAACGTGCAACTCAAAATTCTCCTACAAGATATCAAAATTTGGTACTCATAGATGTTGAG ggaAATCGTGTACAAGCAGTCATTTTTGGGAAAGATATTGACTTACGTGATGACACGCTCAATGTATACCAATCCTACTACATTGCTAATGCTTTCGTCAAACCATTAGATACAAGACATAGAAGGGAGGCATATGAGCTTCAATGGATAATTAATTCTCGAACCattgttgaaaatattaaatacgaCGAATCATCGCTTAAACCACCAGATTATAATATTGttcctttaaatcaacttgataTACACAAGGATACTGATGCAGAAATAG atattttgGCAATAGCGATTAACACAAATGCACCAAGAGAGGTTAACATAAGCCATGGAAAATCATTAGTGCAAGACATATATGTGGTCGATTCAAg tttaaAGGTTCTACGTTTGGCAATGTGGAACAAATTTGTTCATGATGAATGTCCTGAAATTTGGAATGCTATTGTGCAAAAGCCAATTATTCTTGGGACAAAAATCAGAGTCTCTTCGTATAAtggtaatttttcttaa
- the LOC121253838 gene encoding cytochrome P450 81E8-like has protein sequence MEDILLYSSLSLLTFLLLFALKFYFQARRLRKHLPPSPPNSLPILGHLHLLKKPLHRTFYRLSQKYGQVLSLRFGSRLVVVVSSPSAVEECFTKNDIVLANRPAMLGGKHLGYNYTTVTAAPYGDHWRNLRRISSLEILSTNRLNMFSGIRRDEIKRLLRKLSHNSCKDFAKVELKSLFSELTFNIVMGMVAGKSYYGYGEDVKDEEEARQFREIMKEVTANGGASNPGEFVPLLQWIDRGGFEKRLKKLANRTDAFLQGLIDEKRRQEEQGNTMIDHLLYLQKSQPEYYTDQIIKGLILVLLVAGTDTSSVTLEWAMSSLLNHPDALKKAKAELDGQIGEEKLVDESNVSQLCYLQNIISETLRLYPPAPLLLPHMSSEDCTIEGYDVPRNTIVMFNAWAIHRDPNVWDNATDFKPERFESGKGDAHKLIIPFGLGRRACPGAGLAQRMVGLTLGSLIQCFEWERINDEEIDMTEGNGVTMPKAVALEAMCKARPIMKKLLSTSEFVDVI, from the exons ATGGAAGACATCCTGCTTTATTCGTCCCTCTCACTTCTAAcctttctccttctctttgCTCTCAAGTTCTACTTTCAAGCAAGAAGGCTCCGCAAACACCTCCCACCCAGCCCACCTAATTCTCTGCCTATCCTGGGTCATCTCCATCTCCTTAAGAAACCCCTCCACCGTACATTTTACCGCCTCTCACAGAAATACGGCCAAGTTTTGTCTCTTCGCTTTGGTTCTCGTCTTGTGGTTGTAGTCTCGTCCCCATCCGCAGTCGAGGAATGTTTCACCAAGAACGACATCGTCTTAGCCAACCGCCCTGCCATGCTCGGAGGCAAGCACCTCGGCTACAACTACACCACCGTCACAGCAGCCCCCTATGGCGATCACTGGCGCAATCTCCGCCGCATAAGCTCCCTCGAGATACTCTCGACCAATCGCCTCAACATGTTCTCGGGCATACGAAGGGATGAGATCAAGCGCTTGCTTCGAAAACTATCACATAACTCGTGCAAAGATTTCGCCAAGGTGGAGCTGAAATCATTGTTCTCGGAGCTCACCTTTAACATCGTAATGGGAATGGTGGCGGGGAAGAGCTATTACGGGTACGGGGAGGACGTGAAGGACGAGGAAGAAGCGAGGCAGTTTAGGGAGATAATGAAAGAGGTAACCGCTAATGGAGGGGCGTCGAATCCTGGAGAATTTGTGCCCTTGCTGCAATGGATCGATCGTGGGGGTTTCGAGAAGAGACTGAAGAAACTTGCCAACAGGACGGATGCGTTCTTGCAGGGCCTTATCGATGAGAAGAGGCGCCAGGAGGAGCAGGGAAACACTATGATTGACCATTTGCTTTATCTGCAGAAATCACAGCCTGAATATTACACTGACCAGATTATCAAGGGGCTTATACTG GTCTTGTTAGTAGCGGGGACCGATACGTCATCAGTGACGTTAGAATGGGCAATGTCCAGTCTGCTCAATCATCCCGACGCATTGAAAAAGGCTAAAGCTGAATTGGATGGTCAGATTGGAGAAGAAAAGCTGGTTGACGAATCAAATGTCTCTCAATTATGCTACCTTCAAAATATAATCTCAGAGACTTTACGATTGTACCCTCCTGCACCATTGCTACTACCCCACATGTCCTCCGAAGATTGTACCATTGAAGGATACGATGTGCCGAGAAACACGATAGTCATGTTCAATGCATGGGCCATACACAGAGACCCGAATGTATGGGACAATGCAACCGATTTCAAGCCCGAGAGGTTCGAAAGTGGCAAAGGTGATGCGCACAAGCTGATCATACCATTTGGATTGGGGAGGAGGGCTTGTCCTGGGGCGGGTCTTGCCCAGCGCATGGTGGGCTTGACTTTGGGATCATTGATTCAATGCTTCGAGTGGGAGAGGATCAACGATGAAGAGATTGACATGACTGAGGGTAATGGGGTCACCATGCCCAAAGCTGTGGCACTGGAGGCCATGTGTAAAGCTCGCCCCATCATGAAGAAGCTTCTCTCTACATCTGAATTtgttgatgttatttga